The following DNA comes from Kitasatospora sp. NBC_01287.
TAGGCGCACGGCTCGTCCGGGCCGTGGTCGTGAAGGGGGGCCGGGTAGCAGACGGCCACCGTCCCGGGGACGGCCAGCCGACGGAGCGCGGTGACGGCCAGGCGCATCCCCACCCCCTTGCCGCGCCGCTCGTCGGCGACGTGGACCGCCTCCAGCAGCGGCAGAAGCGTCGGCTTCATCTCGGCCAGCGCGGGTACCAGGCCGCCATCCTCGGTGAAGATCACGCGCGGGATGCGGTCGAGAAACCCGAGGTCCACGCGCAGCACCGCGCCGGGGGTCCGGGTCACACCGCAGATTAGGCAGAGAGCCACGCACCTCAGGTCAGCGCGCATTTCAGGCCCGCCAAAGGGGGGTCCCCGATCGCACAACCGATCCGAGGCGCATTCACGTCCCGGTCAGTGAATCGACCCACTGGGGAGTCACCCCTCCAGGGTCTGACTGAACATCAACGACCTCGGCCACCCGTCCGGCGGCCGCGTCATGCTCTTGCTGCGCGGTGCTGGTGGGCGTGCGGTCACGCCCCGTCGTGGTCGAGGTACTCATGCGCGCTGCCTCCGCTGCGTCGCGTCTGCGACTGGGACGCCGTCGGCAGGAAGGTAGAGAAGACCGGACAGCGGCCGCCACGAACTCGCAGCAGCTTGCAGCCTTTCACCCGAGGGCGTCTATCGCTGCTGCGATCAGAGGCCGAGCAGCTCCCCCGTATACCGCCTGCTTGGACAGTTCCGTGAACGCCTTGAGGTAGTCGGCGATCTCCCTCGGGGCCGTCACCGTTACTGCTGCTGATAGGAGTTCGACGTTGACGCGCTGGTCATCGAAGATCGTGAACGTTGCGATTCGCCGCGACAAGGTCGATGGCCTGTTCTTCGGCTCCGCATGCTTTGCACCAGGCGCGAATATCAGCATCGGACGGAGCCGTGTTCCCGCTGGCGATCCGCGAGGACCTGGACTCACTCCAGCCGCACAGTGAAGCCGGTTCACGGCCAGTCAGGCCGACCTCACGCTGAAGCTCGCTCAGCCGCACGGCCAGGGCGGCCCGTACGGCCCGTGCGGCTTGAGCACTTGATGATGGAGAGGAGGACACGCGGCAATGACCCGCTGGACCCGGATCAGATCTCGTAAGCGACTCACGGGCCAACTGGAGCGCCCCCTACCGCCGGTACCCCCGCCCCGTCTCGCGCTCCTCCGCCTCCTCGTAGCCGAGGAACCAGCCCTCCGGGTGGGTGGCGGCGAGCAGGGCGTCCAGTCGGACCTCGCTGTCCTCCTCCGCCTCCTGGCCGGCCATGTCGTAGACGCCGAGCAGCTCGTCGGCGCAGCCTTCCCAGTCGTAGTCGTAGAGGTCGGCGGGCAGGTCGCCCATCAGGTCGGCCACCGCCTGGGGCTGGGCGCCGAGCAGGGCGCGGGCGTCGGCGAGGGCCAGGCGCAGGGCCAACTCCTCGCCGGGGCAGCGCGGCAGCGGCCACTCGCCGAGGCCGAGGTCCTCGGCCAGGTCGTCGAAGGCGCGGGCCATGGCGCGGCGCCAGGACCGGTGCATGTGCCAGCTGCGCTGGGGCAGGCGGGCGAAGATCGCCCAGTCCTGGTCGTCCTCGTCGGTGACCGGTTCGTCGCCGTGCTCGTCCAGGTCGTCGTAGGCGGCGTCGGCGAGCGCGAGCAGCTGGGTGTGCAGCAGGCAGGCGGTGCGCGGGGTGAGGGTCCAGTCGCCCGCCTCGCCGTCCTCGCCGTCCAGCGGGAAGAGGTCGGCGAAATCGGGGGCGAAGTCCTCGGTGGTGCTGATCTCCAGGGTGCCGCCCATCGCCTCGATGCCGGGCAGCGCGCCGATCAACCGGTCCGGGTGCAGCAGGGCGCCGAGCGCGGCGTGCGGGTCCTCGGCGACCTCGCGCAGCAGCTCCGAGCGCTGGGCCGCGGGGTCGATCCCGGCGAACTCCAGCTCCTCGACGGCAGCCAGTGCCGCGGCCCGTAGCGCCGGCCAGTCGGTCACCCGGATCCCGAGCACCACGGTCGCCTCGACCTCCAGTGCCCCCGGATTGTCCGTCGCGCCTGGTCCCTGCGGATGATCACGTCGCTCGCCCATGCGCCTACGGTACGGCTTTTCGCGGCGCCGCTCACCGGTGCGGCCCCAGGTTTTCGGGCGCGGTTGCCGGACTCGGCGCCGGTGGGCGCGCAGGATGGGGGGATGAGCAACCTTGATGAGTACGGTGGCGGCCCCGGAGCGAACGCGGACGTCCTGGTGGTGACCACCAACGACGCGCCCGGGTACCGGGTGGACCGGGTGATCGGGGAGGTGTTCGGGCTGACCGTGCGCAGTCGGCACCTCGGCACGCAGATCGGCGCCTCGTTCAAGTCGATGCTGGGCGGCGAGCTGCGCGGGCTGACCAAGACGCTGGTGGAGAGCCGCAACCAGGCGATGGAGCGGCTGGTCGAGCAGGCCAAGGCGCGGGGCGCGAACGCGGTGCTGATGATGCGCTTCGACGTCACCGAGGCCGCCGGAACACCTGTGCATCTTATCTGAGCTGCGGAAACGCGGCCTGTCTCTCACCCACGCAGGTGGAAAGCCCGCGCCCACCGCTCCGCCGCCTCCGTGAGCCGCACGCGCTGCGGCAACGGGTCCTCAGCAGTACGGCTTGCCCAGAACGCGTGGATGGTCCGGGCG
Coding sequences within:
- a CDS encoding YbjQ family protein, whose amino-acid sequence is MSNLDEYGGGPGANADVLVVTTNDAPGYRVDRVIGEVFGLTVRSRHLGTQIGASFKSMLGGELRGLTKTLVESRNQAMERLVEQAKARGANAVLMMRFDVTEAAGTPVHLI